A part of Polynucleobacter sp. MG-Unter2-18 genomic DNA contains:
- a CDS encoding homoserine O-acetyltransferase, whose protein sequence is MSELHLSRNTIHFAEPLPLQSGAILSGYDLVIETYGKLNADKSNAVLVCHALNASHHVAGPNPDDAKDIGWWDNMIGPGKPVDTNHFFVIGVNNLGSCFGSTGPMSINPATKKPYGADFPVITVEDWVNTQARLADKLGIRRFAAVMGGSLGGMQALAWSIQFPKRLAHCLVIASTPKLSAQNIAFNEVARNAILSDPDFYGGNYYEHGVVPKRGLKLARMVGHITYLSDDDMAEKFGRELQRPGGESQDYRFSFDVEFEVESYLRHQGDKFSVYFDANTYLLITRALDYFDPSRRYEGSLNRALAEVQAKFLVVSFSTDWRFPPNRSREIVESLLSNKSEVSYAEIDAPHGHDAFLLDDPRYHNLIRAYFEKMLEAKS, encoded by the coding sequence ATGAGCGAGCTACATCTCTCTAGAAATACTATCCACTTTGCCGAGCCCTTGCCTTTGCAAAGTGGCGCCATTTTATCGGGCTACGATTTAGTTATTGAAACGTACGGCAAGCTTAATGCCGATAAAAGTAATGCTGTCCTAGTTTGTCACGCACTCAATGCATCACATCATGTGGCTGGACCCAATCCTGATGATGCAAAAGATATCGGATGGTGGGACAACATGATTGGGCCGGGCAAGCCTGTAGATACCAATCACTTTTTTGTGATTGGCGTTAATAATTTAGGATCTTGCTTTGGATCTACTGGTCCTATGAGCATCAATCCTGCCACCAAGAAGCCCTATGGTGCAGACTTCCCGGTAATTACGGTGGAAGATTGGGTAAACACCCAAGCGCGCTTGGCCGATAAGTTGGGCATTCGCCGTTTTGCTGCAGTCATGGGTGGAAGCTTAGGTGGCATGCAGGCATTAGCCTGGTCTATCCAGTTCCCAAAACGTCTTGCACATTGTTTAGTCATTGCGTCGACGCCAAAATTGAGTGCACAGAACATTGCATTTAATGAAGTAGCTCGCAATGCAATTTTGTCTGACCCAGATTTTTATGGTGGTAATTACTACGAACATGGCGTAGTGCCAAAGCGTGGCCTCAAGTTGGCTCGTATGGTCGGACACATCACCTATTTATCTGACGATGATATGGCTGAAAAATTTGGGCGCGAGCTGCAAAGACCTGGCGGCGAGTCTCAAGACTATCGCTTTAGCTTTGATGTGGAGTTTGAGGTTGAAAGCTATTTGCGCCATCAAGGTGACAAGTTCTCTGTTTACTTTGATGCCAACACATATTTGCTAATTACTAGGGCGCTAGATTATTTTGATCCTTCTCGTCGTTATGAAGGCAGCTTGAATCGCGCTCTAGCCGAAGTACAGGCTAAGTTTTTAGTTGTGAGTTTTTCTACTGATTGGCGTTTCCCACCCAATCGTAGTCGTGAGATTGTGGAGTCTTTACTTAGCAATAAGAGTGAAGTCAGTTATGCAGAAATTGATGCTCCGCATGGACATGATGCTTTCTTGTTGGATGACCCGCGTTATCACAACTTGATTCGCGCCTACTTCGAAAAAATGCTAGAGGCTAAATCATGA
- the slmA gene encoding nucleoid occlusion factor SlmA has translation MRDSFDPSASEIEKTTAEEGKTRKRPRPGERRLQILQVLAEMLQNPKGERVTTAALAAKIQVSEAALYRHFASKAQMFEGLISFIEQTVFGLINQINQKEESGLAQARGILQMLLFFAEKNPGMTRVLLGDALLQEDDRLQERITQVLDRVETSLKQALRIAQTQGGTWANVSQDEVSIRAAMLMSYVLGRWHRFARSGFKKLPTEASDISLRILLSE, from the coding sequence ATGCGTGATTCTTTTGATCCTAGCGCCTCAGAGATTGAGAAGACAACTGCCGAAGAGGGCAAGACACGTAAGCGCCCACGTCCAGGTGAGCGTCGCCTCCAGATTTTGCAAGTATTAGCAGAGATGTTGCAAAACCCCAAGGGTGAGCGAGTAACGACTGCAGCATTGGCAGCAAAAATTCAAGTCTCAGAGGCAGCACTCTATCGACATTTCGCCAGTAAGGCGCAGATGTTTGAGGGTCTGATTTCATTTATTGAGCAAACGGTTTTTGGTCTGATTAACCAGATCAATCAAAAAGAAGAGTCTGGGCTTGCACAAGCACGTGGAATTTTGCAGATGCTCTTATTCTTTGCAGAAAAAAATCCCGGCATGACTCGCGTACTTTTGGGCGACGCTCTATTGCAAGAAGACGATCGCTTGCAAGAGCGCATTACACAAGTGCTTGATCGTGTTGAGACATCTTTAAAGCAGGCACTGCGTATTGCCCAAACTCAAGGCGGTACGTGGGCAAATGTATCTCAAGATGAAGTCAGCATCCGTGCGGCGATGTTGATGAGTTATGTTTTGGGCCGTTGGCATCGTTTTGCTCGTAGCGGCTTTAAAAAGCTTCCCACTGAAGCGTCTGACATCAGTCTTCGCATTCTTTTATCCGAATGA
- the argB gene encoding acetylglutamate kinase codes for MTKQSPTISDISPLLKAEILAEALPYIRAYHGKTIVIKYGGNAMVEERLKESFARDVILLKLVGMNPVVVHGGGPQIDEALKKIGKTGTFIQGMRVTDEETMEVVEWVLGGEVQQDIVMLINHFGGQAVGLTGKDGGLIRAKKMLVADEKKPGGTIDLGFVGEIDTINPAVVKALQDDAFIPVISPIGFSEEGQAYNINADLVAGKMAEILHAEKLVMMTNIPGVMDKSGTLLTDLTAREIDGLFADGTISGGMLPKISSALDAAKSGVNSVHIIDGRIEHSLLLEILTEQAFGTMIRSR; via the coding sequence ATGACAAAGCAATCCCCAACTATTAGTGACATCTCCCCTTTATTAAAGGCGGAGATTTTGGCCGAGGCCTTGCCTTACATTCGCGCTTATCACGGTAAGACCATTGTGATTAAGTACGGTGGAAACGCCATGGTTGAAGAGCGCCTGAAGGAAAGCTTTGCACGCGATGTCATTTTGCTGAAGCTGGTTGGTATGAACCCAGTAGTGGTGCATGGCGGCGGCCCACAAATTGATGAAGCTCTGAAAAAGATTGGTAAGACTGGCACCTTTATTCAAGGCATGCGCGTGACCGATGAAGAGACCATGGAAGTAGTTGAGTGGGTTCTGGGCGGTGAAGTGCAGCAAGATATTGTGATGTTGATTAATCACTTTGGTGGTCAAGCAGTTGGTTTGACTGGCAAAGATGGTGGCTTGATTCGTGCAAAGAAGATGCTGGTTGCCGACGAAAAGAAGCCTGGCGGAACTATTGATTTAGGTTTTGTTGGTGAGATTGATACGATTAACCCTGCAGTTGTAAAAGCATTGCAAGATGACGCCTTCATTCCGGTGATCTCTCCAATCGGATTTAGCGAAGAGGGTCAGGCCTACAATATTAATGCTGACTTGGTGGCCGGCAAGATGGCAGAAATTTTGCATGCAGAGAAATTAGTCATGATGACCAATATTCCGGGTGTAATGGATAAGAGCGGTACGCTTTTAACCGACCTGACTGCACGTGAAATTGATGGTTTATTTGCTGACGGCACCATTTCTGGTGGCATGTTGCCAAAGATTTCTTCAGCATTAGATGCGGCAAAGAGTGGCGTAAATTCAGTGCACATCATTGATGGACGAATTGAGCACTCCTTATTGCTGGAGATTCTGACAGAGCAAGCATTCGGTACGATGATTCGTTCCCGCTAA
- the dksA gene encoding RNA polymerase-binding protein DksA translates to MSEKDYMNAGQLDFFRQKLLTLKGDILKNASETTEHLRENILVPDPADRATIEEEHALELRTRDRERKLLKKVEQALARIESGDYGWCEETGEPIGLNRLIARPTANLSLEAQERRELRQKLFGD, encoded by the coding sequence ATGTCCGAAAAGGACTATATGAATGCCGGCCAGTTAGATTTTTTCCGTCAGAAGTTATTGACCTTAAAGGGCGACATTCTGAAAAATGCCTCGGAAACAACAGAGCATTTGCGCGAAAACATTTTGGTTCCTGACCCTGCGGATCGCGCAACGATTGAAGAAGAGCATGCTCTTGAGTTGCGCACGCGTGATCGTGAGCGCAAGTTATTGAAAAAAGTAGAGCAGGCTTTAGCCCGTATTGAGTCTGGTGATTATGGTTGGTGTGAAGAGACTGGCGAGCCGATTGGCTTGAACCGTCTCATTGCACGCCCAACAGCCAATCTCTCGCTAGAGGCGCAAGAACGTCGTGAGCTGCGTCAAAAGTTGTTTGGCGATTAA
- a CDS encoding GTP-binding protein encodes MALIPVTILTGFLGSGKTTLLKHILTAEHGKKIAVIENEFGEENIDNDILVQDNQENIVQMSNGCICCTIRGDLVEALNELWEQRKDKKISFERVVIETTGVANPGPVAQTFFMDDDVADHYVLDAVVTLVDAKHGPQQLTEHEEAQRQVGFADQIFITKTDLVTPAQVDALRNRLMHMNPRAPIQGISKGIVPLDAVLDLKGFNLNAKLDIDPHFLGQDDHDHATCGHDHSHDHHDHSTCDHDHSHDHHDHAGHTDRIKSFVFRSDKPFDHKKLEDFLGGILEVFGEKMLRYKGVLYVKGSNRKVVFQGVHQMMGSDMAGLWGAEPKQTRMVFIGIDLPKDTLLAGLEGCLV; translated from the coding sequence ATGGCGTTAATTCCGGTAACAATTCTCACGGGCTTTTTGGGTAGCGGCAAAACCACCTTGCTCAAACACATACTGACTGCAGAGCATGGCAAAAAAATTGCTGTGATTGAGAACGAGTTTGGTGAAGAGAATATCGACAACGACATCTTGGTTCAAGATAATCAAGAGAACATTGTGCAAATGAGCAATGGTTGTATTTGTTGCACCATCCGTGGAGATCTGGTTGAAGCTCTGAATGAGCTTTGGGAGCAACGTAAGGACAAAAAAATTAGCTTTGAGCGCGTGGTCATTGAAACCACTGGTGTGGCTAATCCAGGCCCGGTAGCTCAAACCTTCTTTATGGATGACGACGTAGCAGACCACTATGTTCTAGATGCCGTAGTCACTTTGGTGGATGCCAAGCATGGCCCGCAACAACTAACTGAACATGAAGAGGCGCAACGCCAAGTGGGCTTTGCTGATCAAATCTTTATTACTAAGACTGATTTGGTGACGCCTGCCCAAGTAGATGCCTTGCGCAATCGCCTAATGCACATGAATCCCCGAGCCCCAATTCAGGGAATCTCTAAAGGGATCGTTCCTCTGGATGCTGTTTTGGATCTCAAGGGCTTTAATTTGAACGCGAAGCTCGATATTGACCCTCACTTTTTAGGACAAGATGATCATGATCACGCTACTTGTGGCCACGATCACAGTCATGACCATCACGATCACAGCACCTGTGATCATGATCATAGCCACGATCACCATGATCATGCAGGCCATACAGACCGGATCAAATCCTTCGTTTTTCGTAGTGATAAACCCTTTGACCATAAAAAATTAGAAGACTTCCTGGGAGGCATTTTGGAGGTCTTCGGTGAGAAGATGTTGCGCTACAAAGGCGTCCTCTATGTGAAGGGGAGTAACCGAAAAGTCGTGTTCCAGGGCGTCCATCAGATGATGGGCAGTGATATGGCTGGTTTATGGGGTGCAGAGCCCAAGCAAACCCGCATGGTCTTTATTGGAATAGATTTGCCCAAAGACACCCTGCTGGCTGGGCTTGAGGGCTGTTTGGTCTAG
- a CDS encoding tyrosine recombinase XerC, translated as MSRVPANLYPLVQEYLHELHVLRQLSPHTLKAYRMDLSELQTLAADDAIDLLKVSNAHVRRWAGRLHSKGKSSRTIARALSAWRGWYDWLTEKDARRDAQTDRITANLVANPVDDVKAPKRLKSLPKALSVEQALSLVNQAVKEAEEKKDLETVRDAAIIDLLYSSGLRLSELLGIDVMQSKDRQHESAGWLDWDAAEVTVLGKGGKRRSVPIGGPAMQSLKVWRAARDLLEQADASMALFISATGARLSPRTVQARLRTLAMRAGLPTHVHPHMMRHSFASHILQSSQDLRAVQEMLGHASIASTQIYTSLDFQHLAQAYDKAHPRAKAGKA; from the coding sequence ATGAGCCGAGTACCAGCTAATCTGTATCCCCTGGTGCAAGAGTATCTGCACGAGCTGCATGTATTAAGGCAGCTCTCACCGCATACGCTGAAAGCGTACCGCATGGATCTAAGCGAGTTACAAACGCTGGCCGCAGACGATGCTATTGACTTGTTAAAGGTAAGCAACGCTCACGTACGTCGCTGGGCTGGTCGCCTGCACTCTAAAGGAAAGTCATCTCGCACGATTGCAAGAGCGCTTTCTGCTTGGCGTGGCTGGTATGACTGGTTGACTGAGAAAGATGCGCGCCGTGATGCGCAGACAGACAGGATTACTGCAAACCTAGTTGCCAATCCTGTTGATGATGTAAAGGCACCCAAACGTTTGAAGTCTTTGCCAAAGGCGCTTTCGGTTGAGCAAGCACTCTCCTTAGTCAATCAGGCCGTCAAAGAAGCTGAGGAAAAAAAGGATCTAGAGACGGTGCGTGATGCGGCGATCATTGATTTACTTTATTCCTCTGGCCTGCGTTTATCAGAACTATTGGGAATTGATGTGATGCAAAGCAAGGATCGTCAACATGAGTCTGCTGGCTGGCTGGACTGGGATGCTGCAGAGGTGACGGTTTTGGGTAAGGGCGGCAAACGTCGCTCAGTTCCAATTGGTGGACCAGCAATGCAGTCTCTCAAAGTTTGGCGTGCAGCTCGAGACTTGCTTGAACAGGCAGATGCATCAATGGCTTTATTTATTTCCGCTACAGGAGCGCGTTTGTCTCCCCGTACCGTTCAAGCGCGCTTACGCACCTTAGCCATGCGGGCAGGTCTTCCTACCCATGTACACCCGCATATGATGCGCCATAGCTTCGCTAGCCATATATTGCAGTCTTCTCAGGATTTGAGGGCGGTGCAGGAGATGTTGGGGCACGCCAGCATCGCCAGTACCCAGATTTACACCTCTTTAGACTTCCAACATCTAGCACAGGCATATGACAAGGCGCATCCTCGTGCGAAAGCTGGCAAAGCTTGA
- a CDS encoding DUF484 family protein: MSAIDPKQAEQEELVAEWLRATPGFFERYANLLNEIRLKHPHEDRAISLQERQMTLLRTQNQELNRRLSEMLHFGSRNDKTQQSLVAWLLRLMSANTKAEVESAVTSGLAEVFEVESAQLLSPNTAFGPWIDTPLCGSAKELAAASVDLLATQVSIDPAWQSMVAIGLPLGKSIGMAQSPAVLLLASKDESRFTADMGAFYLRQIAELTAAALDRIQAYEPSTS; the protein is encoded by the coding sequence ATGAGCGCAATCGATCCTAAGCAAGCCGAGCAAGAAGAATTGGTAGCAGAGTGGTTGCGCGCAACCCCCGGCTTCTTTGAGCGTTACGCCAATCTTTTAAATGAAATTCGCTTGAAGCATCCCCATGAGGATCGTGCAATCTCCTTGCAAGAGCGCCAGATGACTTTGTTGCGCACACAAAACCAAGAGCTCAATCGTCGTCTGAGTGAGATGCTTCACTTTGGAAGTCGGAATGATAAGACTCAGCAAAGTTTAGTCGCTTGGCTGTTGCGTCTGATGAGCGCTAATACAAAGGCGGAAGTAGAGTCTGCGGTGACTTCGGGTTTGGCAGAGGTATTTGAAGTCGAGTCGGCCCAACTCTTGTCGCCCAATACAGCATTCGGACCTTGGATTGATACACCGCTTTGCGGCTCTGCCAAAGAGCTGGCTGCAGCGAGTGTCGATTTGTTGGCAACTCAAGTGAGTATCGATCCTGCGTGGCAAAGCATGGTGGCTATTGGCCTGCCATTGGGCAAAAGTATCGGTATGGCGCAATCACCCGCAGTGCTTTTACTGGCAAGCAAAGACGAGTCCCGTTTTACTGCGGATATGGGCGCGTTCTATTTGCGTCAGATTGCTGAACTTACCGCTGCAGCTTTGGATCGCATCCAGGCTTATGAGCCGAGTACCAGCTAA
- the gatB gene encoding Asp-tRNA(Asn)/Glu-tRNA(Gln) amidotransferase subunit GatB, giving the protein MMQWEIVIGLETHAQLQTQSKIFSGASTRFGADPNTQACAVDLALPGVLPVLNRQAVEHAIRFGLAVNAKISPASIFARKNYFYPDLPKGYQISQMDLPIVVGGHLEILVGDQVKVVELTRAHMEEDAGKSVHEEGFLGPHGEASSGIDLNRAGTPLLEIVTEPVMRSAAEAVAYAKALHSLVVWLGVCDGNMQEGSFRCDANVSVRPVGQKEFGTRCEIKNLNSFRFLEEAIQYEVRRQIELIEDGGKVVQETRLYDPDRQETRSMRSKEDANDYRYFPDPDLLPVVIDDAWIADVRSQMPALPAQLREQWQSEFGLSVYDTQLLTQDRDTAKIFVELLAIVGNTLAKAAANLIAGEFASSLNRAGIATADAPLKAKHLAPLLTRVADGTISNKIAKDIFAILWEEAVAGKAISTVDQVIDAKGLKQISDSGELEVMIDQVLAANEKSVEEFRSGKEKAFNALVGQIMKASQGKANPGQVNELLRKKLS; this is encoded by the coding sequence ATGATGCAATGGGAAATCGTTATTGGTCTTGAGACCCACGCACAGTTACAAACGCAGTCTAAAATTTTTAGCGGTGCTAGTACGCGTTTTGGTGCTGACCCAAATACCCAAGCCTGTGCTGTTGACTTGGCTTTACCTGGGGTACTGCCAGTATTAAATCGTCAAGCGGTTGAGCACGCCATTCGTTTTGGTTTGGCGGTCAATGCCAAGATTTCGCCAGCAAGTATTTTTGCTCGTAAGAATTATTTCTATCCTGACTTACCAAAGGGTTACCAGATTAGCCAGATGGACCTCCCCATAGTGGTTGGCGGCCATCTCGAAATATTGGTTGGTGATCAAGTCAAAGTGGTAGAGCTCACGCGCGCCCACATGGAAGAGGATGCTGGTAAGTCAGTTCATGAAGAAGGATTCTTAGGTCCACATGGCGAGGCATCGAGCGGCATCGACTTAAATCGTGCTGGTACACCATTATTGGAAATTGTGACCGAGCCAGTGATGCGCAGTGCAGCTGAAGCTGTGGCATATGCAAAAGCATTACATTCATTGGTAGTGTGGTTGGGTGTGTGCGATGGCAATATGCAAGAGGGCTCTTTCCGTTGCGATGCTAACGTATCTGTTCGACCTGTAGGCCAAAAAGAATTTGGTACCCGCTGCGAAATTAAGAACTTAAATTCCTTCCGCTTTTTAGAAGAGGCAATTCAATACGAAGTGCGTAGACAAATTGAATTAATTGAGGATGGTGGCAAAGTTGTCCAAGAAACTCGGCTATACGATCCCGATCGTCAAGAAACTCGAAGTATGCGCAGTAAAGAGGACGCTAATGACTATCGCTATTTCCCAGATCCAGATTTGTTGCCGGTAGTAATTGATGATGCCTGGATTGCCGATGTGCGTAGCCAAATGCCAGCTTTACCAGCACAGCTTCGTGAGCAATGGCAAAGTGAATTTGGCTTAAGTGTCTACGACACACAACTACTCACGCAAGATCGCGACACTGCAAAGATATTTGTAGAGCTACTAGCGATTGTTGGTAATACTTTGGCAAAAGCTGCGGCTAACCTCATTGCAGGTGAGTTTGCTTCATCACTGAATCGCGCAGGAATTGCTACTGCGGATGCACCATTAAAAGCTAAACATTTAGCACCGCTATTAACTCGTGTAGCAGATGGCACGATCTCTAACAAGATTGCAAAAGATATCTTTGCAATCTTGTGGGAAGAGGCTGTAGCAGGTAAAGCCATCAGTACCGTTGATCAAGTGATTGATGCTAAAGGCTTGAAGCAGATTAGCGATAGTGGTGAGCTTGAGGTCATGATTGATCAGGTGTTGGCAGCCAACGAGAAGTCGGTTGAAGAATTCCGTTCTGGCAAAGAAAAGGCATTCAATGCTTTGGTAGGCCAGATTATGAAAGCTTCGCAAGGCAAGGCGAATCCAGGTCAAGTGAATGAGCTGCTACGTAAAAAGCTGAGTTAA
- the gatA gene encoding Asp-tRNA(Asn)/Glu-tRNA(Gln) amidotransferase subunit GatA, with protein sequence MSWHQLPIALMAKALAAKEVSSVELTQYFLDRIEAGKRWNAYLDVSAHLSLEQASKADKIIASRKSGKLTGIPVAHKDVFVTRGWKSTAASKMLEGYQSPFDATVVSNLGIPDELNPNGAGMVCLGKTNMDEFAMGSSNENSAYGPVLNPWNSEYVAGGSSGGSAAAVAAGLAPIATGTDTGGSIRQPAAFCGLTGIKPSYGRVSRYGMIAYASSLDQAGPMGKTAEDCALLLSAMSSHDPRDSTSLADSGEDYGRYLTQSWIKDSANSAKPLEGLIVGLPKEFFAEGLALEVANAVNAAAKALQELGAELIEVSLPKTKLSIPVYYVLAPAEASSNLSRFDGVRYGHRANEYRDLSDMYKKSRTEGFGAEVKRRILVGTYVLCHGYYDAYYLQAQKIRRIIAADFQAAFEKCDVILGPVAPDVAWRLGEKSKDPVQMYLEDIYTLSTNLAGLPAMSVPCGFNTSNLPIGMQLIGNYFSEARLLQVAHQYQQNSDWHLRQASEGA encoded by the coding sequence ATGAGCTGGCATCAACTCCCTATTGCATTGATGGCCAAAGCACTGGCTGCTAAAGAGGTCTCCAGCGTTGAGCTGACGCAGTACTTTTTGGATCGAATTGAGGCCGGAAAGCGCTGGAATGCTTACCTTGATGTAAGTGCTCACTTAAGTTTAGAGCAAGCTTCTAAAGCGGATAAAATTATAGCCTCTCGAAAATCTGGAAAGCTGACCGGTATCCCGGTCGCCCACAAAGATGTGTTTGTAACGCGCGGTTGGAAGTCGACAGCCGCCTCTAAAATGCTCGAGGGTTACCAGAGCCCATTTGATGCAACAGTGGTATCTAATCTCGGAATTCCAGACGAGCTGAACCCAAATGGTGCTGGCATGGTTTGTCTTGGCAAGACCAATATGGATGAGTTTGCAATGGGCTCCTCTAATGAAAATTCAGCCTACGGACCAGTTTTAAATCCTTGGAATTCAGAATATGTTGCTGGCGGTTCATCCGGAGGATCTGCAGCGGCAGTGGCAGCAGGATTAGCCCCCATTGCAACAGGTACTGATACTGGAGGCTCAATACGTCAGCCAGCAGCTTTTTGCGGGCTGACCGGCATCAAGCCCAGTTATGGGCGTGTATCTCGTTACGGGATGATTGCTTATGCCTCTTCACTGGATCAGGCGGGCCCAATGGGAAAAACAGCCGAAGATTGTGCTTTATTGCTTTCAGCGATGTCTTCACATGATCCCCGAGACTCAACCTCCCTGGCGGATTCTGGGGAAGATTATGGGCGCTACCTCACTCAGTCTTGGATAAAAGATAGCGCTAACTCAGCAAAGCCCTTGGAGGGTTTGATAGTGGGCTTGCCGAAGGAATTCTTTGCTGAAGGCCTTGCGCTGGAAGTAGCCAATGCAGTAAATGCTGCAGCAAAAGCTTTACAAGAATTAGGCGCAGAGTTAATAGAAGTGAGTTTGCCAAAAACTAAGCTATCAATTCCGGTGTATTACGTTTTAGCTCCAGCAGAAGCCTCAAGTAATTTGAGTCGCTTTGATGGTGTTCGTTACGGACACCGCGCAAATGAATATCGTGATTTATCTGACATGTATAAGAAATCACGTACAGAAGGATTTGGCGCAGAAGTAAAGCGCCGCATCTTGGTTGGCACTTATGTACTTTGTCATGGCTATTACGATGCTTACTACTTGCAGGCTCAAAAAATTCGTCGCATTATTGCAGCGGACTTCCAGGCGGCATTTGAGAAATGCGATGTCATCTTAGGGCCAGTTGCCCCAGATGTTGCATGGCGCTTAGGTGAAAAATCAAAAGACCCAGTACAAATGTACTTAGAAGATATTTATACACTCTCCACAAACCTGGCGGGGCTGCCTGCGATGAGCGTGCCTTGCGGCTTCAATACAAGTAATTTGCCGATCGGCATGCAGTTAATTGGTAATTATTTCTCTGAGGCGCGCTTACTTCAAGTGGCGCATCAATATCAGCAAAACAGTGATTGGCATTTGCGTCAAGCAAGCGAGGGGGCATGA
- the gatC gene encoding Asp-tRNA(Asn)/Glu-tRNA(Gln) amidotransferase subunit GatC, whose amino-acid sequence MKLNDFQRIAHLSSLDLSQAEAEAVLPQLQAVFALVEEMQAVDTSGLAPLAHPILFLRDLAQPLRSDAVTEVDHRAENMQSAPAEQDGYFLVPRVIE is encoded by the coding sequence ATGAAACTGAATGATTTCCAGCGCATTGCGCACCTTTCCAGCCTTGACTTAAGTCAGGCAGAAGCCGAGGCGGTCTTACCTCAACTACAGGCCGTTTTTGCTTTAGTTGAGGAGATGCAGGCTGTCGACACGAGCGGTCTCGCCCCCTTGGCGCACCCCATCCTCTTTTTGCGCGATTTGGCTCAACCCTTGCGAAGTGACGCAGTGACTGAAGTTGATCATCGAGCCGAAAACATGCAATCTGCCCCTGCTGAGCAGGATGGTTACTTCTTAGTTCCACGGGTGATCGAATGA
- a CDS encoding rod shape-determining protein, which produces MFGFFRSYFSNDLAIDLGTANTLIYMRERGIVLDEPSVVAIRTEGGPNGKKTILAVGQEAKAMLGRVPGNIEAIRPMKDGVIADFTITEQMLKQFIKMVHESKLLKPSPRIIICVPCGSTQVERRAIRESALGAGASQVFLIEEPMAAAIGAGLPVSEAAGSMVVDIGGGTTEVGVMSLGGMVYKGSVRVGGDKFDEAITNYIRRNYGMLIGEQTAELIKKTIGSAFPGAEVREMEVKGRNLSEGIPRSFTVTSNEILEALTDPLNQIVTAVKAALEQIPPELASDIAERGMMLTGGGALLRDLDRLLLEETGLPIHVAEDPLTCVARGCGIALERMDKLGGVFSQE; this is translated from the coding sequence ATGTTTGGTTTTTTTCGCAGCTACTTTTCAAATGACCTGGCCATCGACCTAGGTACCGCCAACACCTTAATTTACATGCGTGAACGGGGTATTGTGCTTGATGAACCTTCAGTTGTGGCAATTCGTACTGAAGGTGGTCCAAACGGCAAAAAAACCATTTTGGCCGTTGGACAAGAAGCGAAAGCGATGCTAGGGCGGGTTCCAGGAAATATTGAGGCTATTCGCCCAATGAAAGACGGCGTTATTGCCGACTTCACGATTACCGAGCAAATGCTCAAGCAATTTATCAAAATGGTGCATGAGAGTAAGCTGCTCAAGCCAAGCCCACGCATCATTATTTGCGTTCCTTGCGGCTCCACCCAAGTTGAGCGTCGCGCTATTCGCGAATCCGCATTAGGTGCGGGGGCATCACAAGTATTTTTAATCGAAGAACCCATGGCTGCTGCGATTGGCGCAGGCCTGCCAGTCTCCGAGGCGGCTGGTTCTATGGTCGTTGATATTGGCGGCGGCACAACTGAGGTTGGCGTGATGTCACTCGGCGGCATGGTTTACAAGGGTTCGGTTCGTGTTGGCGGCGATAAATTTGATGAAGCCATCACAAACTACATTCGTCGTAACTACGGCATGTTGATCGGGGAACAAACCGCTGAGTTAATTAAAAAAACGATTGGCTCTGCTTTCCCTGGGGCTGAAGTACGCGAGATGGAAGTGAAAGGTCGTAACCTTTCTGAAGGTATTCCCCGTAGCTTCACTGTTACTAGTAATGAGATTTTAGAAGCCTTAACCGATCCATTGAATCAAATCGTTACTGCTGTAAAAGCAGCTCTCGAACAGATTCCACCAGAGCTAGCATCAGATATCGCCGAGCGCGGCATGATGCTGACTGGTGGTGGTGCACTATTGCGGGATCTCGATCGGCTATTGCTAGAAGAAACTGGTCTGCCAATTCATGTTGCTGAAGATCCTCTCACTTGCGTCGCTCGTGGTTGCGGTATTGCATTAGAGCGCATGGACAAGCTGGGCGGCGTGTTCTCACAAGAGTAA